From a region of the Arachis ipaensis cultivar K30076 chromosome B09, Araip1.1, whole genome shotgun sequence genome:
- the LOC110266806 gene encoding uncharacterized protein LOC110266806, whose protein sequence is MKLRTHTNKKAANEKDDCDNGKGGADGKAARNVNTDKKKANSRKYAGKKKKHAWPNFSPSGRGNVRFGSGGNIGGQHTGLSGSKAQPGSRQDKSGSSHTKDFEPIIEEVDSEEEKEYVYESEAFVSPISSDDKGGNKHQCPEHKTGYGYGEVYFELGMEFDTMAEFKECLKDYFVYEGKECPYIHVYYAIISYIKFIYSVIMVFDLLKLYIGLPCKHAVAAIFRLKKMGYKLEDFVDKSLTVDAV, encoded by the exons ATGAAGCTGAGGACACATACTAATAAGAAGGCTGCTAATGAGAAAGATGATTGTGATAATGGGAAGGGTGGTGCTGACGGGAAGGCTGCTAGAAATGTGAATACGGACAAGAAGAAGGCTAATTCAAGGAAGTATGCggggaaaaaaaagaaacatgCTTGGCCCAACTTTAGTCCTAGTGGAAGG gGTAATGTTAGATTTGGTTCAGGGGGCAATATAGGTGGACAACATACTGGACTTAGTGGTTCTAAGGCCCAACCTGGTTCTAGACAAGATAAAAGTGGGTCAAGTCACACTAAGGATTTTGAGCCCATTATAGAAGAAGTTGATtctgaagaagagaaagagtaTGTTTATGAGAGTGAAGCATTTGTGTCCCCTATTTCATCAGATGATAAAGGAGGTAATAAACACCAATGTCCAGAGCACAAAACAGGTTATGGCTATGGAGAAGTGTACTTTGAGTTGGGTATGGAGTTTGACACAATGGCTGAGTTCAAGGAGTGCTTGAAGGATTACTTTGTTTATGAGGGAAAGGAATGCCCATATATTCATGTATACTATGCTATCATTAGTTATATCAAGTTTATCTACTCTGTCATTATggtatttgatttattaaaattgtaTATAGGGCTTCCATGCAAGCATGCAGTTGCTGCAATTTTTAGATTGAAAAAGATGGGATACAAATTAGAAGACTTTGTCGATAAGTCACTGACAGTGGATGCTGTCTGA